The following proteins are encoded in a genomic region of Drosophila willistoni isolate 14030-0811.24 chromosome 3R, UCI_dwil_1.1, whole genome shotgun sequence:
- the LOC6647110 gene encoding ATP-binding cassette sub-family B member 6, whose product MLYCPPNVTLSTVWINHGISHCFMDTVGPSIYGGFLLIFGSIQLLMYRKYATRITDPTHISKSRLYALQLFLLLFVPVLALTRFFLNARIYVDSAVYGYMIFSTCLICFVYPFSICLILKERFYQLPSLPTRGHGLILLLFFTLAFINESLSFINLRRDDWWFQLKNNKDQIEMGFFVARFLSSLVIFVLGLKAPGIMGFFNPHQRLDNDSTSGSTAAADDISASAFRNSWRKLRKLFPYIWPKKDRMLQAAVLICVVLLIAGRVIKLFLPIYRKMLVDSLTIEPILFRWDFVVIYVVLSFLQGGGTGTMGLFNNLRTFLWIRVQQYTTREIEIDLFRHLHQLSLRWHLQRKTGEVLRVMDRGTDSINNLLNYIVFSITPTILDLLVAVAYFIYAFNWWFGLIVFLTMFLYIACTIAITEWRTKYQRRMNLADNEQRARSVDSLLNFETVKFFGAENFEVDCYRDAILKYQKEEFLSMLTLNMLNTAQNIILCLGLLTGSLLCVYMVAHHQTLTVGDFVLFSTYLMELYMPLNWFGTYYRAIQKNFVDMENMFELLKEEEEIVDAPGCSRLLTAGGGIEFSNVTFGYTPEKIVLHNVNFSVPAGKTVAIVGPSGAGKSTIMRLLFRFYDVHTGAILIDGQNIKLVQQQSLRQAIGVVPQDTVLFNNTIFYNIEYAKLGATAEAVYEAARAADIHEKILSFPDRYETKVGERGLRLSGGEKQRVAIARTLLKAPIIVLLDEATSALDTHTERNIQAALARVCANRTTIIVAHRLSTIIHADEILVLRDGTIVERGRHEQLVQRDDGIYADMWQQQLKNLDAVEQSTSENSELSEQQSNVKPQASGGGGAYFRAGHAHGGTR is encoded by the exons ATGTTGTATTGTCCACCAAATGTGACTCTAAGCACTGTGTGGATCAACCATGGGATCTCACATTGTTTTATGGATACTGTCGGACCCTCCATATACGGTGGATTCCTTTTGATCTTTGGTAGCATCCAATTGTTAATGTACCGCAAATATGCCACACGCATCACGGATCCCACACATATATCCAAATCGCGGCTATATGCCCTGCAGCTATTTCTTCTACTTTTTGTACCGGTGCTGGCCTTGACACGATTCTTTTTGAATGCCCGAATCTATGTTGATAGTGCAGTTTATGGCTATATG ATCTTCTCTACCTGTTTGATATGCTTTGTATATCCATTTTCTATATGCCTAATACTGAAGGAGCGTTTTTATCAACTACCCTCGCTGCCTACCAGGGGACATGGCTTaatattgcttctatttttcACTTTGGCTTTTATAAACGAGTCCTTGTCGTTTATTAACCTCAGGCGCGATGATTGGTGGTTTCAACTGAAGAA cAACAAGGATCAGATTGAAATGGGTTTCTTTGTCGCACGGTTTCTTAGCTCTCTAGTCATTTTTGTACTAGGTCTCAAAGCTCCGGGCATAATGGGTTTCTTCAATCCCCATCAACGTTTGGACAACGACTCAACAAGTGGGTCAACTGCAGCGGCCGACGATATCAGTGCCTCAGCCTTTCGTAACAGTTGGCGTAAGCTGCGCAAGCTTTTCCCTTATATCTGGCCCAAAAAGGATCGCATGCTTCAAGCTGCTGTGCTCATATGTGTTGTATTATTAATAGCCGGACGTGTTATTAAGCTATTTTTACCCATTTATCGCAAAATGTTGG tGGACAGCTTAACCATAGAGCCGATCCTATTTCGGTGGGACTTTGTAGTTATCTATGTGGTTTTGTCATTTCTGCAAGGCGGTGGCACTGGCACCATGGGTTTATTTAATAATCTAAGAACTTTTCTTTGGATACGTGTACAACAATATACGACACGGGAGATTGAAATCGATTTGTTCCGTCATTTGCATCAATTGTCCTTACGCTGGCATTTGCAAAGAAAAACTGGCGAAGTTCTGCGTGTTATGGATCGCGGCACTGACTCCATAAACAATCTACTCAATTACATTGTATTCTCCATTACACCCACCATATTGGATTTATTAGTGGCTGTAGCATATTTCATTTATGCTTTCAATTGGTGGTTTGGTCTAATTGTGTTCCTAACCATGTTTCTTTACATAG cttGTACCATCGCAATTACTGAGTGGCGGACCAAATATCAAAGGAGAATGAACTTGGCCGACAACGAACAACGTGCTCGAAGTGTAGACTCCCTGTTGAATTTTGAAACTGTCAAGTTTTTCGGGGCGGAGAACTTTGAAGTGGATTGCTACAGAGACGCCATACTCAAATATCAGAAAGAAGAATTTCTCTCAATGCTGACCCTGAACATGCTAAATACCGctcaaaatataattttgtgtCTGGGACTTTTGACGGGATCTCTGCTCTGTGTCTATATGGTAGCTCACCATCAGACATTAACCGTGGGAGATTTTGTGCTCTTTTCGACTTATCTAATGGAATTGTACATGCCACTGAATTGGTTTGGCACCTATTATAGAGCCATACAAAAGAATTTCGTTGATATGGAAAATATGTTTGAGCTGCTAAAAGAGGAGGAAGAAATAGTCGATGCACCAGGATGCAGTCGCCTCTTGACAGCTGGCGGTGGCATTGAATTCAGCAATGTTACATTTGGTTATACACCAGAAAAAATTGTGTTGCACAATGTCAACTTCAGTGTGCCGGCTGGCAAGACAGTGGCTATTGTTGGTCCTTCTGGAGCTGGCAAGAGCACGATTATGAGACTATTATTCCGTTTCTATGATGTACACACAGGAGCAATATTGATAGATGGTCAAAACATTAAGCTGGTACAGCAGCAGAGTCTCAGACAGGCCATTGGTGTGGTTCCGCAGGATACGGTGTTGTTTAATAATACAATATTTTATAACATTGAATATGCCAAATTGGGAGCCACTGCCGAAGCGGTTTATGAAGCAGCACGGGCAGCAGACATTCACGAAAAGATCTTAAGCTTCCCGGATCGCTATGAAACGAAAGTGGGTGAGCGAGGATTACGCTTAAGTGGAGGCGAAAAGCAGCGTGTGGCCATAGCTCGCACTCTATTAAAGGCCCCCATTATTGTGTTACTCGATGAAGCAACCTCTGCTTtagacacacatacagagcGCAATATTCAGGCGGCTTTGGCCAGAGTTTGTGCAAATCGCACTACAATTATAGTTGCCCATCGTCTCTCGACCATCATACATGCCGATGAAATTCTCGTTCTGCGGGATGGAACAATTGTGGAGAGAGGAAGGCATGAACAGTTAGTTCAGCGAGATGATGGCATTTATGCAGACatgtggcagcagcagctgaaaAATTTGGATGCTGTAGAACAAAGCACCTCGGAAAATTCAGAACTGTCAGAACAACAGAGCAACGTAAAGCCCCAGGCTAGCGGCGGAGGAGGTGCATATTTTAGGGCAGGACACGCCCATGGTGGAACGCGTTAA
- the LOC6647109 gene encoding atrial natriuretic peptide receptor 1 isoform X1 → MNKGYKRVKQTLNSKIILSILLHFMLYQPKPVLAWFYDNEAIGGVAMAISGGSSSSSDDHSFKTPDTKTSHKSQSTELVQHFVSPGTSFNHHGQAQRQLVFVALLPSVESDNKNDCIMPKVLPVLELGIRHIQHLGFVGGTHFDIKLIARDTFCSSKYGPIGFFEIYTQWPEVNAVFGLPCEYVLAPISRYADVWQIPVLTTGGNAKEFNKKSESYSTLTRLKGAQVNNLGNVVHAVLNSFNWTRTALIYQNENSKVKGNSVCFLCLAAIHDTIEKQSVYQLGFDTTTWTKADITRMLRNVAMQTRIVIMCADPQSIRQIMLTAEELNMIDSGEYVFINIELFSRVPYLTSRPWYDKNDTNLNNERARKSYTAMLTVTPKQPNDNEYTRVSNEIKAIAAAKYNYTFSDNEPISAFVTSFFDGVLLYANALNDSIREDPSMLTQPINGTDMVRRMWNRSFTGITGNVTIDANGDRLSAYSLLDMNPSTGRFEIVAHFLHNRLEFEANKEIHWAGDREEAPPDQPSCGYDGALCPDNSLPGYAILSIVLGIMVIIMAVCFFFGYRHYIAEAEINSMSWKVSLEDVMFRETAERGLRGSFHSLVKQSSQLTLMSEDMGSINGDRQIFIPVGMFRKSKVAIKPIEVQNVQNLLTRSLMLELKRMKDLQHDHLVKFYGACLDQRRSFLLTEYCPKGSLQDILENEQFQLDWMFKLSLMHDIVRGMQFLHSSDIKSHGNLKSSNCVVDSRFVLKITDFGLHSLRCIRYDMQNEVENCNSHAFWSKLLWTSPELLRLEHRRAPEGTQKGDVYAFGVICHEIITRQGPFYLGKCQYEKSPQEIIELVKGYHPQRQVKPFRPELEPIGDTKADINGIIRRCWSEDPADRPDFNVLKSMIRKFNKDNETGNIVDNLLKRMELYANNLEELVEERTQDYHEEKKKCEKLLYQLLPQSVAAQLISGKPVVAETFDQVTIYFSDIVGFTAISAESTPMQVVQFLNDLYTCFDSIVENFDVYKVETIGDAYMVVSGLPLRNGNQHAREIARLALSLLEAVHNFRIHHRPEDRLKLRIGLHTGACVAGVVGLKMPRYCLFGDTVNTASRMESNGEALKIHISETTKNALDEFGTFLTTRRGYVPMKGKGEMLTYWLEGEMVKQDVLNSPSKLMLTRRSSLKQPQRQPQHSHSLNKQYSELTVSPALQPPVIHLPKDSELEHPPELRIKRKISSSSPKLNGTKTENYFLEPHLQASDIYSSRSLRGMEEADSWELAHFRLPLSGALKNHNNNQSNSNLSGILQPLPQPLTTTRSRLRPSPTISTLLSNVTSRASTGGLDQGSLISQRIQFSEADEMPLLTALPTSQPQHPPQTQNIPSTMFPNHHLVRKYGQDCPAGPSPATASVTQPLLGKINS, encoded by the exons ATGAACAAGGGATATAAACGAGTTAAACAAACGCTGAACTCCAAGATAATTCTATCGATCCTGCTACATTTTATGCTCTATCAGCCCAAGCCGGTTCTTGCTTGGTTCTATGACAATGAAGCCATTGGAGGCGTGGCCATGGCCATTAGCGGCGGATCTTCTTCGTCCTCGGATGACCATAGCTTCAAGACACCCGATACAAAGACCTCCCACAAGTCTCAGAGTACCGAGCTAGTCCAACACTTTGTTAGCCCCGGCACCAGTTTCAATCACCATGGACAGGCACAACGTCAATTGGTGTTTGTGGCTCTGCTGCCATCGGTGGAATCGGACAATAAGAATGATTGCATAATGCCCAAAGTGTTGCCCGTTCTGGAATTGGGAATACGGCATATTCAGCATTTGGGCTTTGTTGGTGGTACACACTTTGATATTAAACTTATAGCCCGGGACACATTTTGTTCCTCAAAATATGGACCCAttggattttttgaaatatacaCTCAGTGGCCAGAAGTGAATGCTGTCTTTGGTCTGCCATGTGAATATGTTCTAGCACCGATTTCCCGTTATGCTGATGTTTGGCAAATTCCCGTCCTTACCACCGGCGGCAATGCCAAGGAATTTAATAAGAAATCCGAAAGTTATTCAACTCTTACACGGCTGAAGGGAGCCCAGGTCAACAATTTGGGAAATGTGGTCCATGCTGTTTTGAACAGCTTCAATTGGACACGTACTGCTCTTATATATCAGAATGAGAATTCAAAGGTTAAAGGCAATTCGGTCTGTTTTCTTTGTCTGGCTGCCATCCATGATACGATTGAGAAGCAATCGGTATATCAATTGGGTTTTGATACTACAACCTGGACAAAGGCGGATATAACGCGTATGCTTAGGAACGTGGCCATGCAAACAAGAA TTGTCATTATGTGCGCCGATCCGCAGTCCATACGTCAAATTATGCTGACAGCCGAGGAGTTGAATATGATCGATAGCGGTGAATATGTTTTCATCAATATTGAATTATTTTCACG ggTTCCATACTTGACGTCGCGTCCCTGGTATGACAAGAATGATACGAATTTGAATAACGAGAGAGCTCGGAAATCCTACACAGCCATGTTGACGGTGACGCCTAAGCAACCCAATGACAATGAGTACACAAGGGTTTCCAACGAA ATCAAAGCAATTGCCGCAGCGAAATACAATTACACGTTTAGCGACAATGAACCTATTTCGGCTTTTGTCACATCCTTTTTCGACGGTGTTCTGCTCTACGCGAATGCCTTGAATGACAGTATACGAGAGGATCCCAGCATGTTAACTCAACCGATTAATGGAACAGACATGGTGCGACGCATGTGGAATCGTTCGTTTACTGGCATCACAGGCAACGTCACCATCGACGCCAATGGCGACCGGCTTTCGGCTTACTCGCTCTTGGATATGAATCCCAGTACAGGACGTTTTGAAATTGTAGCGCATTTTTTGCATAATCGTCTGGAATTCGAGGCCAACAAAGAGATCCATTGGGCAGGGGATAGGGAAGAGGCACCGCCAGATCAACCCAGTTGTGGTTATGATGGAGCTCTGTGTCCCGATAATT CTCTTCCCGGATATGCCATACTATCAATAGTTTTGGGCATTATGGTTATAATTATGGCAGTGTGTTTCTTTTTCGGATATCGCCATTATATAGCTGAAGCGGAAATCAATTCAATGAGCTGGAAAGTGTCACTCGAAGATGTTATGTTTCGGGAAACAGCTGAGAGAGGTTTGCGTGGCTCATTTCATTCACTCGTCAAACAGAGCTCCCAGCTTACCCTCATGTCTGAGGATATGGGTTCGATAAATGGTGATCGTCAGATTTTTATACCCGTTGGCATGTTCCGAAAGAGTAAAGTGGCTATTAAGCCCATCGAAGTGCAGAATGTCCAAAATTTGCTCACCCGAAGTCTAATGCTGGAACTGAAACGAATGAAAGACTTGCAGCATGATCACTTGGTTAAGTTCTATGGCGCTTGTTTGGATCAGCGTCGCAGCTTTTTATTGACGGAATATTGCCCAAAAGGTTCATTGCAAGATATATTGGAGAATGAACAATTTCAGCTGGACTGGATGTTCAAATTATCGTTAATGCATGATATCGTCAGGGGCATGCaatttttgcatagctccgaCATCAAATCACATGGCAATCTCAAGTCATCGAATTGCGTAGTAGACTCGAGATTTGTTCTCAAAATTACTGATTTTGGTCTTCATAGTTTAAGATGCATACGCTACGATATGCAAAATGAGGTAGAGAATTGCAACAGTCATGCATTCTGGAGCA AGCTCCTGTGGACATCTCCGGAATTATTGCGGTTAGAGCATCGCCGAGCACCAGAGGGCACACAAAAGGGCGATGTCTATGCCTTTGGAGTAATTTGCCATGAAATAATTACAAGGCAAGGTCCATTCTACCTGGGCAAGTGTCAGTACGAGAAATCACCGCAAG AAATTATTGAACTGGTTAAAGGGTATCATCCACAAAGACAAGTAAAGCCCTTTCGACCCGAACTAGAACCAATTGGTGATACTAAGGCTGATATTAATGGCATTATTCGTCGATGCTGGTCTGAGGATCCAGCCGACAGGCCCGATTTTAATGTCCTCAAATCCATGATAAGGAAATTTAACAA AGATAATGAGACGGGAAATATTGTTGACAATCTTTTAAAACGCATGGAACTTTACGCCAATAATCTGGAGGAACTTGTCGAGGAGCGGACGCAAGACTATcacgaagagaagaaaaaatgtGAAAAGCTGCTGTATCAGCTGCTGCCACAGAGTGTGGCCGCTCAGTTGATTAGTGGAAAGCCAGTAGTGGCTGAGACTTTCGACCAAGTCACCATTTATTTTAGCGATATTGTTGGCTTTACTGCGATATCTGCTGAGAGTACGCCCATGCAGGTGGTTCAATTTCTTAACGATTTGTACACCTGCTTCGATTCAATAGTGGAAAATTTTGATGTGTATAAAGTGGAGACAATTGGTGATGCCTACATGGTGGTATCCGGATTACCTTTGCGAAATGGTAACCAACACGCCAGAGAAATAGCCCGTCTGGCATTATCTCTATTGGAGGCGGTGCATAATTTTCGCATACATCATCGTCCCGAGGACAGATTGAAGCTCAGAATTGGTTTGCACACGGGGGCCTGTGTAGCCGGAGTAGTAGGTCTGAAAATGCCAAGATATTGCTTGTTTGGAGACACAGTAAATACGGCATCGCGCATGGAGTCAAACGGGGAAGCCCTCAAAATCCACATTAGCGAAACAACCAAAAATGCTCTCGATGAGTTTGGCACGTTTTTAACCACACGTCGAGGCTATGTACCAATGAAAGGTAAAGGCGAAATGCTGACATATTGGTTGGAAGGCGAAATGGTGAAGCAAGATGTCCTAAACTCGCCTAGCAAGCTCATGCTTACGCGCAGATCCTCGTTGAAGCAACCCCAGAGACAACCGCAGCACTCTCATTCgttaaataaacaatattcCGAATTGACAGTGAGTCCTGCTTTACAACCACCAGTTATTCATTTGCCAAAGGATTCGGAACTCGAACATCCGCCTGAGCTTCGAATTAAACGAAAAATAAGTTCAAGCTCCCCTAAGCTGAATGGTACTAAGACTGAGAACTATTTTTTGGAGCCACATTTGCAAGCAAGTGACATATATAGTAGTCGATCCTTACGCGGTATGGAGGAGGCCGATAGTTGGGAATTGGCCCATTTCCGCTTGCCACTAAGTGGAGCTCTTAAAAATCACAACAATAATCAATCCAACTCGAATTTAAGTGGCATTTTGCAACCACTTCCACAACCCCTCACAACTACCAGGAGTCGCCTAAGACCTTCACCCACGATCTCAACACTATTGAGCAATGTCACCAGCAGAGCCTCAACTGGGGGTCTTGATCAAGGCAGCCTGATTTCCCAAAGAATTCAGTTTTCCGAAGCTGATGAGATGCCACTGCTTACGGCTCTGCCAACATCTCAGCCTCAACACCCACCACAAACTCAGAACATTCCATCGACGATGTTTCCCAACCATCACCTTGTCCGGAAATACGGCCAGGATTGTCCTGCTGGTCCTAGCCCAGCAACTGCCAGTGTGACTCAACCTCTTTTGGGCAAAATTAATTCGTAG